Proteins encoded within one genomic window of Dyadobacter chenhuakuii:
- a CDS encoding SDR family NAD(P)-dependent oxidoreductase has translation MSVSDLPGIKLFDLTGKVAVVTGGSKGLGLAMAAGLASAGADIVLVNRNAADAETSAEELRSFGTRITSFPADITSLEQTQAMAKFVIAAFGKIDILINSAGINIRGPIDELSPADFNRVMDVNVNGTWLASRAVTPIMKQQKSGKIINLASTLGLVGLANRTPYTASKGAVVQMTRALAMELAPFNINVNAICPGPFLTEMNIPIADSDEARDIIIGATALQRWANLQEIQGAAIFLASEASSYMVGSIMTVDGGWTAH, from the coding sequence ATGTCGGTTTCAGATTTACCAGGAATCAAGCTATTTGATCTGACAGGAAAAGTAGCCGTTGTCACCGGTGGCTCGAAAGGGCTTGGCCTGGCTATGGCTGCCGGGCTGGCTTCTGCCGGAGCCGATATTGTGCTGGTGAACCGCAATGCAGCCGATGCCGAAACGAGCGCGGAAGAATTGCGCTCATTCGGAACACGGATAACCTCATTCCCGGCTGACATTACCAGCCTGGAACAGACCCAAGCTATGGCAAAATTCGTGATAGCGGCTTTTGGTAAAATCGATATCCTGATCAACAGTGCGGGTATCAATATACGCGGGCCGATCGATGAGCTTTCGCCGGCAGATTTTAACCGGGTTATGGATGTAAATGTAAACGGCACGTGGCTCGCATCGCGTGCCGTTACACCCATCATGAAGCAGCAGAAAAGCGGCAAGATCATTAATCTGGCCAGCACGCTGGGGCTGGTAGGGCTAGCCAACAGAACGCCATACACGGCCAGTAAGGGAGCAGTCGTACAAATGACCCGTGCACTGGCGATGGAACTTGCGCCTTTCAACATCAATGTCAACGCGATCTGTCCCGGCCCGTTCCTCACCGAAATGAACATCCCCATCGCCGACAGCGACGAAGCCCGCGACATCATCATCGGCGCCACCGCATTACAGCGCTGGGCCAATCTGCAAGAAATTCAGGGAGCCGCCATCTTCCTGGCCAGCGAAGCTTCCAGCTACATGGTTGGATCGATAATGACGGTTGACGGCGGCTGGACAGCGCATTGA
- a CDS encoding alpha/beta hydrolase: MRKIYATFLLAMLAVPTFAQTGKVMDNLSVPSKLLKSERKYAIYLPPDYATSERSYPVLYLLHGAGDDHTGWVQFGEVLNITDKAIREGSATPMIIVMPDADTGRRGYFNDVKGDWNYEDFFFQELMPHVEKKFRIKANKKFRAISGLSMGGGGTFMYALHHPELFSSACPLSAAAGPITVEDAKKNLQRNNANPDIQDSTVTNYYNRHSALALINNIKDDQKKAVRWYIDCGDDDFLYEGNSLVHIAMKKKEIPHEFRIRDGAHNWTYWRESLPKVLEFVSQSFHQY; encoded by the coding sequence ATGCGCAAGATTTACGCTACTTTTCTGCTGGCTATGCTGGCGGTTCCCACATTTGCCCAAACGGGCAAGGTAATGGATAATTTATCAGTTCCCAGTAAGCTCCTTAAATCGGAAAGAAAATACGCCATTTACCTGCCGCCCGATTACGCGACCTCAGAAAGAAGCTATCCTGTGCTTTACCTGCTGCACGGTGCCGGCGATGACCACACCGGCTGGGTCCAGTTTGGCGAAGTCCTTAACATTACCGACAAAGCCATCCGCGAAGGTTCCGCAACGCCCATGATCATCGTTATGCCGGACGCAGACACGGGAAGAAGGGGTTATTTCAATGATGTAAAAGGCGACTGGAACTATGAAGATTTCTTTTTTCAGGAACTGATGCCGCATGTGGAGAAAAAGTTCAGGATCAAGGCCAACAAGAAATTCAGGGCTATATCCGGACTTTCGATGGGAGGAGGAGGCACTTTCATGTATGCGTTGCACCATCCCGAACTCTTTTCGTCGGCCTGCCCATTGAGCGCAGCAGCCGGCCCGATCACGGTGGAGGACGCGAAAAAGAATTTACAGCGCAACAATGCCAACCCCGACATTCAGGATTCCACAGTGACCAATTATTACAACCGCCACAGCGCCCTGGCATTGATCAACAACATCAAAGACGATCAGAAAAAAGCCGTTCGCTGGTACATTGACTGCGGCGACGATGACTTCCTGTACGAAGGCAACAGCCTGGTTCACATTGCAATGAAGAAAAAGGAAATCCCGCATGAATTCAGGATCCGCGATGGTGCGCATAACTGGACCTATTGGAGAGAGTCATTGCCCAAAGTGCTCGAATTCGTATCACAGTCGTTTCATCAGTACTAA
- a CDS encoding SDR family oxidoreductase yields the protein MKILLTGATGYIAQRLLPVLLEAGHEVFCCVRDKQRFNAQQFPDATVLEVDFLRVETLANIPDDIDAAYYLIHSMSTGGGEDFEKLEETTATHFKQRVEGTQARQVIYLSGIINEEDLSKHLLSRKNVEEILKSEHYALTTLRAGIIVGSGSASFEIIRDLVEKLPVMITPRWLHTQCQPIAIRNVVDFLTGTLLLEETYGKSFDIGGPDILTYKQMLLKFAEVRGLKRRILVVPVMTPKLSSYWLYFVTSTSYSLAKNLVHSMKVKVVCRPNDLAEKLHIELIGYEKAIRLAFDKIEQNQVLSSWTGAQSSAALSKGISSYMQVPTNGCFIDKRELKIDDPEYVLKRIWSIGGKTGWYYGTWLWEIRGFLDKVTGGVGLRRGRRHPEQIYPGDPLDFWRVLLANKEEKRLLLYAEMKLPGEAWLEFCLDENNVLKQTATFRPLGLAGRLYWYSVLPFHAFIFKGMITNIAGKV from the coding sequence ATGAAAATCCTACTGACGGGTGCCACCGGATACATTGCACAGCGATTACTGCCGGTGCTGCTGGAAGCAGGGCATGAAGTATTTTGTTGCGTCAGGGATAAGCAGCGTTTCAATGCGCAGCAGTTCCCTGACGCAACTGTTTTGGAAGTGGACTTTTTGCGTGTAGAAACGCTTGCTAACATCCCGGATGACATCGACGCCGCCTATTATCTGATCCACTCCATGTCCACGGGCGGCGGGGAGGATTTTGAGAAACTGGAAGAAACCACTGCCACGCATTTCAAGCAAAGAGTTGAAGGAACGCAAGCCCGGCAGGTCATTTATCTGAGCGGCATTATCAATGAAGAAGATCTTTCGAAACATTTGCTCTCCCGCAAAAACGTCGAGGAAATCCTGAAATCCGAACATTATGCATTGACAACATTGCGTGCTGGCATCATTGTCGGTTCGGGCAGCGCTTCTTTTGAAATTATCAGAGATCTTGTCGAAAAACTGCCAGTCATGATCACGCCGCGCTGGTTGCATACGCAGTGTCAGCCCATAGCCATCCGTAATGTCGTCGATTTCCTGACCGGCACATTGCTTTTGGAAGAAACCTATGGGAAAAGTTTCGACATAGGCGGCCCGGACATTTTGACTTACAAACAGATGCTGCTGAAATTTGCAGAAGTCCGTGGGTTGAAACGACGCATTCTGGTGGTGCCTGTTATGACGCCCAAATTATCGTCCTACTGGCTCTATTTTGTCACTTCCACCTCTTATTCCCTCGCTAAAAATCTTGTGCACAGCATGAAGGTCAAGGTTGTCTGCCGACCGAATGATCTCGCGGAAAAGCTTCACATTGAGCTTATTGGCTATGAAAAAGCAATCCGTCTGGCATTTGATAAAATAGAGCAGAATCAGGTTTTATCCAGCTGGACGGGCGCACAAAGCAGTGCGGCACTTTCCAAAGGCATTTCCAGTTACATGCAAGTGCCAACCAACGGTTGTTTTATTGATAAAAGAGAACTTAAAATCGATGATCCTGAGTATGTGTTGAAAAGGATCTGGTCCATCGGCGGCAAAACCGGCTGGTATTATGGAACCTGGCTTTGGGAGATACGCGGGTTTCTGGACAAGGTTACGGGCGGGGTAGGGCTGCGGCGCGGGAGAAGGCATCCCGAGCAAATCTATCCGGGCGATCCGCTCGATTTCTGGCGGGTGCTGCTTGCTAACAAAGAAGAAAAGCGTCTTTTGCTATACGCGGAAATGAAGCTTCCCGGCGAAGCCTGGCTGGAATTTTGCCTCGATGAAAACAATGTTTTGAAGCAAACGGCCACATTTCGCCCCCTTGGCTTGGCGGGAAGGTTATACTGGTACTCGGTGCTTCCTTTTCATGCATTCATTTTTAAAGGAATGATTACTAACATTGCGGGTAAAGTGTGA
- a CDS encoding Gfo/Idh/MocA family protein — translation MNPTRRKFLRNVTAASALLATESIAKPFNIIKDLKKISPNDKIRFATIGMGIQGHQDTKAALRGAPDAEFVAAADLYDGRLARVKEVFGKDIFTTRDHRQILERKDIDAVLIVTPDHWHDHITKASLQAGKHVYCEKPMVHHINEGLSVIDAWKKSGKTMQIGSQRISSASFKEAKRLFQAGEIGEINYVESNNDRFNSIGAWNYSIPTDASQTTLDWDQFLGDAPKVPFEAKRFFRWRNYRDYGTGVGGDLFVHLITGVHFVTNSLGPERIMSSGELSYWKDGRDVPDVLVSILDYPKTDIHANFQMVLRVNFANAGAIANNTRIIGTEGQIEFTENNLVLTKKKLPKAPGFGGYDSYNTFSESEQQAFKKQYDAQYPEDTRKAEPVKEVKFTAPKEDDAHANHFADFFDNIKKGSVGTIEDPIFGFRAAAPVLACNESYFSKKIINWDPVAMKVKKK, via the coding sequence ATGAATCCTACCCGACGGAAATTTCTCAGGAACGTAACAGCGGCCTCCGCTTTGTTAGCTACTGAAAGCATTGCCAAGCCTTTCAACATTATCAAAGACCTCAAAAAGATCAGCCCCAATGATAAGATCCGTTTTGCGACAATCGGGATGGGAATCCAGGGCCACCAGGATACGAAAGCTGCATTGAGAGGCGCGCCCGATGCAGAGTTCGTTGCTGCTGCAGACCTGTATGACGGCAGGCTGGCCAGGGTAAAAGAGGTTTTCGGAAAAGATATTTTTACAACACGTGACCATCGTCAGATCCTGGAAAGAAAAGACATTGACGCCGTCCTGATCGTAACGCCGGACCATTGGCATGACCATATTACCAAAGCGTCATTGCAGGCCGGCAAGCATGTTTATTGTGAAAAACCAATGGTGCACCACATTAACGAAGGCCTTTCTGTGATCGACGCCTGGAAAAAATCGGGCAAGACCATGCAGATCGGCAGCCAGCGCATTAGTTCTGCTTCTTTTAAGGAAGCTAAAAGGCTTTTTCAGGCAGGCGAAATCGGGGAGATCAATTATGTAGAGTCTAATAATGACCGTTTTAACTCCATAGGGGCCTGGAATTACTCGATTCCGACGGATGCGTCGCAGACCACATTGGATTGGGACCAATTCCTGGGCGATGCGCCCAAAGTTCCGTTTGAGGCCAAGCGCTTTTTCAGATGGAGAAATTACCGGGATTACGGGACAGGCGTAGGCGGGGATTTGTTTGTGCATTTGATCACTGGCGTGCATTTTGTTACTAATTCCCTAGGGCCCGAACGCATTATGTCGTCAGGCGAGCTGAGTTACTGGAAAGATGGCCGTGACGTGCCGGATGTGCTGGTTTCCATTTTGGATTACCCAAAAACAGACATTCACGCTAATTTCCAAATGGTGCTGCGCGTGAACTTTGCCAATGCTGGTGCGATCGCGAACAACACGCGTATCATCGGAACCGAAGGGCAGATAGAATTTACAGAAAATAATTTGGTATTAACCAAGAAAAAGCTCCCAAAAGCGCCTGGTTTCGGGGGATACGACAGTTATAACACGTTCTCGGAAAGCGAACAGCAGGCTTTTAAAAAACAATACGATGCCCAATATCCGGAAGACACCCGCAAGGCCGAGCCGGTAAAAGAAGTAAAGTTCACAGCTCCGAAAGAGGACGATGCGCATGCCAACCATTTCGCCGATTTTTTTGACAACATCAAAAAAGGAAGCGTAGGAACAATTGAAGACCCGATTTTCGGTTTCCGCGCCGCAGCGCCTGTTTTGGCTTGTAATGAAAGTTATTTTTCCAAAAAAATCATCAACTGGGACCCCGTTGCGATGAAGGTTAAAAAGAAATAA
- a CDS encoding DinB family protein: MDNSQRKKLVDELIGLIEKGNAHVSFKDSVDGLPPELRTVIPENLPYSIWQLVEHIRIAQQDIVDFSASADSPSLAWPDDYWVEPTEQISDEEWNHSLKQIEADQQRFQALLEDEKHDLFTPLPWGTGQSLLREAMLIADHNAYHTAEIVVARRLLKSWK, from the coding sequence ATGGACAACTCGCAACGAAAAAAACTTGTAGATGAGCTTATCGGCCTCATTGAAAAAGGAAACGCACACGTCAGCTTTAAGGATTCGGTTGATGGGTTACCGCCGGAATTACGCACCGTTATCCCGGAAAATCTGCCATACAGCATTTGGCAATTGGTTGAACACATCAGGATTGCGCAGCAGGACATTGTCGATTTTTCCGCTTCTGCCGACAGTCCTTCGCTCGCCTGGCCTGACGATTACTGGGTGGAGCCAACCGAACAAATCAGCGATGAGGAATGGAATCATTCGTTGAAGCAAATTGAAGCAGATCAGCAGCGTTTTCAAGCGCTTTTGGAAGACGAGAAACACGATCTTTTTACGCCGCTGCCCTGGGGAACCGGGCAAAGCCTCCTACGCGAAGCCATGCTTATAGCCGATCACAATGCCTATCACACCGCCGAAATAGTGGTTGCAAGACGATTACTGAAAAGCTGGAAATAA
- a CDS encoding 3-keto-disaccharide hydrolase, whose protein sequence is MLVTFIAMVPQKKKVSLFDGKTFSGWEGDTVKTWKIENGTIAGGSLEETVPHNEFLVTKKTYSNFILTLKFKLTGHDGFINTGVQFHSVRSKDPSYEMIGYQADLGEKFWASLYDESRRNKTLIAPDSAEVLKLVKLNDWNDYQVRSEHGRIRIMLNGKQTVDYTEPDKSIPQQGLIGLQIHGGGKAKVYYKDIFIEEL, encoded by the coding sequence ATGCTGGTAACATTTATCGCAATGGTGCCCCAGAAGAAGAAAGTTTCGCTGTTTGACGGCAAAACATTCAGCGGCTGGGAGGGCGATACGGTGAAGACCTGGAAGATAGAGAACGGCACAATCGCTGGTGGTTCGCTGGAAGAAACGGTGCCGCACAATGAATTTTTAGTTACCAAAAAGACCTATTCAAACTTTATACTAACCCTGAAATTCAAACTAACGGGGCATGATGGCTTCATTAATACAGGCGTTCAGTTCCATAGTGTGCGATCGAAGGATCCGTCCTATGAAATGATTGGTTATCAGGCAGATCTGGGAGAAAAGTTTTGGGCAAGCCTTTATGATGAATCCCGCAGGAACAAAACCCTCATCGCGCCCGATTCGGCGGAAGTGCTCAAACTGGTTAAGCTGAACGACTGGAATGATTATCAGGTGCGGAGTGAACACGGCCGTATCAGGATTATGCTCAATGGTAAGCAAACTGTGGATTATACCGAGCCGGACAAATCCATTCCTCAGCAGGGGCTCATCGGGTTACAAATCCACGGTGGCGGAAAAGCAAAGGTTTATTATAAAGATATTTTTATAGAAGAATTATGA
- a CDS encoding PAS domain-containing sensor histidine kinase gives MNTKPNLNNNKLMGDLSEELQSEVARLESEANLQFALGAAQLGVWNMNPDTGEVYFDERCRELYGNPPEEILNFESLILHIHFEDREKVTIAISDALDPNKRLTYDVRYRTVGAADNRLRWLHCTGKAYFTPEGAPYRFSGVSRNVTDEISNRERVAWADQQAAMTIEGSGAGSFLVTLATDEIIYSPTMSRIITGRDNNTDSREVFIRHVHPEDADKRLNAYKVASATGQLRYEARFVWHDKSVHWVRVIGQYLFDSTGKAVSLSGVVMDITDRIEAENIIRTSEEHLRTLIEQAPVATSLFVGREMIIELPNEAMLKIWGKGNSVIGKPLHEALPELQSQPFFKILSEVFETGVPYAASGSRADLVMNGVLETFYFDFTYKPLRNSKGEIYAILDMAVDVTEQVKSRQALEQSEERYRQLVNELEQRVQKRTEELHQANQELLNSNSNLQQFAYAASHDMQEPLRKILSFSSRLQTVYGNSFDENGIFMLNRIQDASKRMSSMIDDLLAYSRLTTRDSAFEPVDLDKIVSSVIADLEFSIEEQKSEIKIGPLPTVWGNASQLTQLVQNLLSNAIKYRKQDVPSVIEILARDVDAAELAELPRLFSEHHYTRFEVRDNGIGFDEKYLDRIFQMFQRLHGRGEFSGSGIGLALCKKVVQNHHGYITAKSELEVGSTFIVYLPVPN, from the coding sequence ATGAACACCAAACCGAACTTAAATAACAATAAATTAATGGGGGATTTGTCGGAAGAATTGCAGTCCGAAGTGGCAAGACTTGAAAGTGAAGCCAATTTGCAATTTGCGCTGGGGGCCGCGCAGCTGGGCGTCTGGAATATGAACCCGGATACCGGGGAAGTTTACTTTGATGAAAGATGCAGAGAACTGTACGGAAATCCCCCCGAAGAGATATTAAATTTTGAGAGTCTGATCCTGCACATTCATTTCGAGGATCGGGAAAAAGTGACCATTGCCATCAGTGACGCGCTCGACCCGAATAAGCGGCTCACTTATGATGTGCGTTACAGAACGGTTGGCGCGGCGGACAATCGATTACGCTGGCTGCATTGCACAGGTAAAGCTTATTTTACACCCGAAGGAGCGCCTTACCGGTTTTCAGGGGTGTCCCGCAATGTTACCGATGAAATATCCAACCGGGAAAGAGTGGCCTGGGCCGATCAGCAGGCTGCCATGACGATCGAAGGCTCCGGTGCGGGTTCATTTTTGGTGACGCTTGCAACCGATGAGATCATTTATTCCCCTACCATGTCACGCATCATTACGGGCAGGGACAACAATACAGATTCGCGTGAGGTGTTTATCCGGCATGTTCACCCGGAAGATGCCGATAAGCGCCTGAACGCGTATAAGGTTGCCTCTGCAACCGGTCAGCTGCGGTATGAAGCGCGTTTTGTATGGCACGACAAGTCTGTACATTGGGTGCGGGTAATCGGACAATATCTTTTTGACAGCACCGGAAAAGCCGTGTCGCTTTCGGGTGTGGTTATGGACATTACGGACCGTATCGAGGCCGAAAATATTATCAGGACCAGCGAAGAACATTTGCGCACATTGATTGAGCAGGCGCCTGTGGCCACTTCCCTATTTGTAGGCAGGGAAATGATCATTGAGCTGCCGAATGAGGCGATGTTAAAAATTTGGGGAAAAGGTAACAGTGTGATCGGCAAGCCATTACACGAAGCGCTTCCAGAACTGCAAAGCCAGCCGTTCTTTAAAATCCTGAGTGAAGTTTTTGAAACAGGGGTGCCATATGCAGCTTCGGGAAGCCGGGCGGACCTCGTCATGAACGGTGTCCTGGAAACTTTCTACTTCGACTTTACCTACAAGCCGCTCCGAAATTCGAAAGGTGAAATCTATGCAATTCTCGATATGGCAGTAGACGTCACCGAGCAGGTGAAATCGCGACAGGCTTTGGAGCAAAGCGAGGAGCGTTATCGTCAGCTGGTTAATGAATTGGAACAAAGAGTACAAAAGCGAACCGAGGAATTGCACCAAGCCAATCAGGAGCTTTTGAACTCAAATAGCAACTTGCAGCAATTCGCCTATGCGGCAAGTCATGACATGCAGGAGCCGTTGCGTAAAATCCTTTCGTTCAGCTCACGTTTGCAGACTGTTTACGGCAATTCATTCGATGAAAACGGCATTTTCATGCTGAACCGGATCCAGGATGCTTCTAAAAGAATGTCGAGTATGATCGATGATTTGCTGGCATATTCGAGGCTGACCACACGTGACAGCGCTTTTGAGCCTGTTGACCTGGATAAAATCGTTTCATCCGTGATTGCGGATCTTGAATTCTCAATTGAGGAACAGAAATCCGAGATTAAGATAGGGCCATTACCAACCGTTTGGGGTAATGCGTCGCAGCTGACCCAGCTTGTGCAAAATTTGCTAAGCAATGCGATCAAATACAGGAAGCAGGATGTGCCGTCGGTGATCGAAATTTTGGCCAGGGATGTGGACGCGGCCGAACTTGCAGAGTTGCCGCGCTTGTTTTCAGAGCATCATTACACCCGTTTTGAAGTCCGCGATAACGGGATCGGCTTTGACGAAAAATATCTGGACCGTATTTTCCAAATGTTCCAGCGCTTGCACGGACGCGGTGAATTTTCCGGCTCGGGAATCGGGCTTGCGCTATGTAAAAAAGTTGTCCAGAACCATCACGGTTACATTACGGCCAAAAGCGAGCTGGAAGTGGGATCCACTTTCATCGTTTACCTGCCTGTTCCAAATTAA
- a CDS encoding GNAT family N-acetyltransferase, protein MIEVKLRLDERKRGAFYIEEEGKQIGEMVVGVSDTALTVYHTEVDENMSGKGYAKLMLDEMVGYARKQNLQVVPLCEYVHVQFTKHPDEFQDVWRK, encoded by the coding sequence ATGATTGAAGTAAAATTAAGGCTGGATGAACGCAAGAGAGGCGCGTTTTATATCGAGGAAGAGGGTAAGCAGATAGGGGAAATGGTCGTTGGCGTCAGCGACACGGCTTTAACGGTTTACCACACTGAAGTTGACGAGAACATGTCCGGGAAAGGATATGCAAAGTTAATGCTGGATGAAATGGTAGGTTATGCGCGCAAACAGAATCTGCAAGTCGTTCCGCTGTGTGAATATGTGCATGTCCAGTTCACAAAACATCCCGACGAGTTCCAGGACGTCTGGCGGAAATAA
- a CDS encoding sugar phosphate isomerase/epimerase family protein translates to MKRRTALSSILAVSGAGILPAQAAKSKEQPFIYSLNMSTLRGHKLGFRKELEVAAKAGFGSVEIWINTLQDYLKTGGTLQDAKKIINDLGIKVEDAIGFATWIVDDESARSKAIEQLKVEMDQLAQIGCPRIAAPPMGATTGDSLDLAKVAERYRTILELGDKTGVVPHLELWGFSKNLSRVGEILYVAVESGHPSARLLMDVYHLHKGGSGMDAVKDVGKPLVEIFHINDYPATPPRETITDADRVYAGDGVAPLKDLLKSLKNPERPVILSFEVFNKDYYAQDALLVAKTGLAKMKKVTEGV, encoded by the coding sequence ATGAAACGCAGAACCGCTCTATCTTCTATCCTTGCCGTTTCCGGTGCAGGGATTTTGCCTGCCCAAGCCGCTAAAAGCAAAGAACAGCCTTTTATTTATTCTTTGAATATGAGCACGTTGCGCGGGCATAAGCTTGGTTTCAGGAAGGAACTGGAAGTGGCTGCAAAAGCCGGGTTCGGGTCTGTCGAAATTTGGATCAATACATTGCAGGATTACCTGAAAACAGGTGGAACATTGCAGGATGCAAAAAAGATCATCAATGATCTAGGCATTAAAGTGGAAGATGCCATCGGCTTCGCAACCTGGATTGTGGACGACGAATCGGCGCGTTCCAAGGCGATTGAACAGCTTAAAGTGGAGATGGACCAGCTTGCACAAATCGGCTGCCCGCGCATTGCGGCACCGCCTATGGGTGCAACTACCGGCGATTCGCTGGACCTGGCAAAAGTGGCAGAACGTTACCGGACTATTCTTGAATTAGGGGATAAAACTGGCGTCGTGCCGCACCTTGAACTCTGGGGTTTTTCCAAAAATCTCAGCCGGGTAGGAGAGATCCTGTATGTGGCAGTGGAGTCGGGGCACCCTTCGGCGCGCTTGCTGATGGACGTTTACCATTTGCATAAAGGTGGCTCGGGAATGGATGCTGTGAAGGATGTTGGCAAACCTTTGGTTGAGATATTCCATATTAATGATTATCCCGCAACGCCTCCGCGGGAAACGATCACAGACGCAGACCGCGTCTATGCAGGTGATGGTGTCGCGCCGCTGAAAGATCTGTTAAAATCCCTGAAAAATCCGGAACGGCCGGTTATCCTTTCCTTCGAGGTTTTCAACAAAGATTACTATGCGCAGGATGCATTGCTTGTGGCAAAAACGGGCCTGGCCAAGATGAAAAAGGTGACAGAGGGCGTGTAA
- a CDS encoding glycoside hydrolase family 5 protein, producing MHRRTFIKNTAVSVAAGAAVSSGFSFKTQNAKNKLPKWKGFNLLDFFSPDPASSRKPTTEEQFKWMSDWGFDFVRIPMAYPAYVKFDRSRNITPEEVYQIDEQAVERIDKLVTTAHKYNIHVSLNLHRAPGYCVNAGFHEPYNLWTDQKALDAFCFHWNMWAKRYKNVSNKKISFDLLNEPSMREDMNDQHSKRSSVPGAVYRKLAIAASEAIRKENAMHLIIADGNDVGSSVIPEIADLDIAQSCRGYHPGIISHYKAPWANKDPDNLPEPKWPGQVGDKYLSRAMLESFYKPWIDMVGKGVGVHCGECGCWNKTPHAVFLAWFGDVLDILTSNGIGFSLWEFMGDFGVLDSRRDDVAYEDWHGHKLDRKLLTLMMKY from the coding sequence ATGCATCGCAGGACTTTTATTAAAAATACGGCTGTCAGCGTAGCAGCAGGTGCGGCCGTTTCGAGTGGCTTCTCATTCAAAACGCAGAACGCGAAAAACAAACTGCCCAAATGGAAAGGCTTTAATCTGCTCGATTTTTTTTCACCAGATCCCGCTTCCAGCCGGAAGCCGACAACCGAGGAACAATTTAAATGGATGAGCGATTGGGGTTTTGATTTTGTCAGGATTCCGATGGCTTATCCTGCATATGTAAAGTTCGACCGCAGCCGGAACATTACACCCGAAGAAGTTTATCAGATAGATGAACAGGCTGTTGAGCGCATCGATAAGCTTGTTACAACAGCACATAAATACAACATTCACGTCAGTCTGAACCTGCATAGAGCGCCGGGTTACTGTGTTAACGCAGGTTTTCATGAGCCTTATAACTTGTGGACGGATCAGAAAGCGTTGGATGCCTTTTGCTTTCACTGGAACATGTGGGCGAAGCGTTACAAGAATGTGTCCAACAAAAAAATAAGCTTCGATCTCCTGAATGAGCCTAGCATGCGCGAGGACATGAACGATCAGCATTCCAAAAGATCGTCTGTGCCGGGAGCCGTTTATCGCAAACTGGCCATAGCAGCTTCGGAAGCAATCCGCAAGGAAAATGCCATGCATCTCATCATTGCCGATGGCAACGATGTGGGTAGTTCGGTTATTCCGGAAATCGCCGATCTGGACATTGCACAAAGCTGCCGGGGTTATCATCCGGGCATCATTTCACATTACAAGGCGCCCTGGGCGAACAAAGATCCGGATAATCTTCCCGAACCGAAATGGCCGGGACAGGTAGGCGACAAATATCTGAGCCGAGCCATGCTCGAAAGCTTTTACAAACCCTGGATCGATATGGTAGGGAAGGGAGTAGGTGTACATTGCGGCGAATGTGGCTGCTGGAACAAAACCCCGCATGCCGTTTTTCTTGCCTGGTTTGGCGATGTGCTCGACATTCTAACGTCCAACGGAATCGGTTTCTCCTTATGGGAATTTATGGGCGATTTCGGCGTACTGGATTCCCGCCGTGACGATGTAGCCTACGAAGACTGGCACGGCCACAAGCTCGACAGGAAATTGCTGACCTTAATGATGAAATACTAA